The following are encoded together in the Vigna angularis cultivar LongXiaoDou No.4 chromosome 9, ASM1680809v1, whole genome shotgun sequence genome:
- the LOC108347397 gene encoding uncharacterized protein LOC108347397, with protein sequence MKSDTLLDYAVFQLSPRRSRCELLVSSDGNTEKLASGLVKPFLTNLKVAEEQVALAASSIKLEIDRHKNAEAWFTKGTFERFVRFVSTPEVLEMVNTYDAEMSQLEAARRIYSQGAGDQRSDPQGGNGAGAVTVADATTKELLRAIDVRLSAVRQDLTTACARASASGFNPHTITHLKHFAHSFGAHRLNEACTKYMSLYERRPDLISHWPGGDDRELRSSISSDMSIDNDDGPNQAQAQDQLSDPPKPKPFSSFASLRRSNTSVNSRDDTNDAPAKEETESPASATTAATAPASRRLSVQDRINLFENKQKENSSGKPPELRRFSSDVLRRWSGASDMSIDISGEKKESDSPLSSSVSQTKSLLSEEKDRNDNKSEKFGKTDQGSSQETGKVSVFDEDMNGGFKDQVGGVPEAAAVKKGSSEVVVGGSMLSSGDDDVKVYGGVKNHVVAPSLIRGPRSHSRSLSAQFEGGNGLKLRDVSVRVDQSSQIEVEDSSSFTNKDEDSQIPKMKFQKSLPGRSEQQLSMTQGKREETNKSAHEFSKMKQVLETKDNARPSSTPPLEQQHQRVRQAKGNQGLHDELKMKADELEKLFAEHKLRVPGDQSGSARRVEPADAHIEQSQYRKAGVGESTPQLPSRSNVTEVTASSSSLASFDAKSVAKTVDSHNSGDALGQNFSDLNLSEDSRGKFYEKYMKKRNAKLREDWSMNRAEKEARMKAMQDSLEMSRAEMKAKFSGSSNKQDLASGAHRAEKLRYFKSNIKREQHPIDSLQNEDDEYVSEFSEEKTYGSSRQSRKNFPNRHTSSVTPRTTAVSVSRSSGRRRDNPLAQSVPNFSDLRKENTKPSSGVGKTTRSQVRTYSRSKSTTEEMQGVKEEKSRQAQSLRKSSANPAEFKDLSPLNPDGIVLSPLKFDMDETDLGPYDQSPRSFLKKGNNIGSGSVGNAIRMKASMATDTQNNKEFDDLEFDEDDSLQMGTEEQDDIETMVIKDVAYNNNGKVSLSQESGKSGNSGSEIGDSTRSFAQVDPISGGEMASGFPSTFNGVRSVQDSPIGSPVSWNSRVPHPFSYPHESSDIDASVDSPIGSPASWNSHSLNQGDNDAARMRKKWGSAQKPFLVANSSQNQPRKDVTKGFKRLLKFGRKTRGSEGLPDWISATTSEGDDDTEDGRDLANRSSEDLRKSRMGFSHGHPSDDSFNENELFNEQVQSLQSSIPAPPAHFKLRDDHMSGSSLKAPKSFFSLSTFRSKGSDSKTR encoded by the exons ATGAAGTCTGATACGCTTCTTGATTATGCGGTATTCCAATTGTCTCCAAGGCGTTCAAG ATGTGAGTTGCTGGTTTCAAGTGATGGAAACACTGAGAAACTAGCATCAGGATTGGTGAAGCCATTCTTGACCAATTTAAAGGTTGCAGAAGAGCAGGTTGCTCTAGCTGCCTCATCAATCAAGCTAGAAATTGATAGACATAAAAATGCAGAGGCGTGGTTTACAAAAGGAACATTTGAGAG GTTTGTGCGGTTTGTTAGCACACCAGAAGTTTTGGAAATGGTCAATACCTATGATGCAGAAATGTCCCAATTAGAAGCAGCACGAAGAATATATTCTCAG GGGGCAGGGGATCAGCGTTCAGATCCACAAG GTGGGAATGGAGCAGGAGCCGTAACAGTGGCAGATGCTACAAC GAAGGAACTCCTAAGGGCAATTGATGTACGATTGAGTGCAGTTAGGCAAGACCTAACCACAGCATGTGCTCGTGCATCAGCCTCCGGTTTCAATCCCCACACCATCACTCATCTCAAACATTTCGCTCATTCTTTCGGTGCTCATAGATTGAA TGAAGCGTGTACTAAATACATGTCACTGTACGAAAGAAGACCGGACCTTATCAGTCACTGGCCAGGTGGCGATGACAGGGAACTCCGATCATCAATTAGTTCTGACATGTCCATCGACAATGACGATGGGCCCAACCAAGCTCAGGCCCAGGATCAACTCTCAGACCCACCAAAGCCCAAGCCTTTTTCCAGCTTCGCTTCGCTGCGAAGAAGCAACACCAGCGTGAACTCGAGGGACGACACCAACGACGCCCCTGCCAAAGAGGAGACGGAGTCGCCGGCGTCGGCAACCACGGCGGCGACGGCTCCGGCGTCTCGGAGGCTTAGCGTGCAGGACCGGATCAACCTATTCGAGAATAAGCAGAAGGAGAATTCCTCCGGGAAGCCACCGGAGCTCCGGAGGTTTTCCTCCGATGTGCTGCGGCGGTGGAGCGGTGCGAGCGACATGAGCATCGACATCAGCGGGGAGAAGAAGGAATCGGATAGCCCCTTGTCGTCCTCTGTTTCTCAGACGAAGTCCCTTCTTTCGGAAGAGAAGGATCGAAACGACAACAAATCGGAGAAGTTTGGGAAAACTGATCAAGGGTCTTCTCAGGAGACAGGGAAAGTTTCCGTTTTTGACGAGGACATGAACGGGGGGTTTAAGGATCAGGTGGGTGGTGTTCCGGAGGCCGCAGCAGTGAAGAAGGGTTCATCCGAGGTTGTTGTTGGTGGTTCTATGTTGTCTTCTGGGGATGATGATGTGAAGGTTTATGGTGGGGTGAAAAATCATGTGGTTGCACCGTCACTTATTAGGGGACCCCGAAGTCATTCTCGATCCTTATCAGCACAGTTTGAAGGTGGCAATGGACTCAAATTGAGGGATGTTTCTGTACGTGTTGATCAATCTTCACAGATTGAGGTTGAAGACTCTTCTTCATTCACGAACAAGGATGAGGATTCCCAAATCCCAAAAATGAAGTTCCAGAAATCTCTACCTGGTAGAAGTGAACAACAGTTGAGCATGACACAGGGTAAAAGGGAGGAAACCAACAAAAGTGCTCATGAATTTAGCAAGATGAAACAAGTTTTAGAGACTAAGGACAATGCACGTCCATCCTCAACCCCACCTTTAGAGCAGCAACATCAGAGGGTGAGGCAAGCTAAAGGAAATCAAGGACTGCATGATGAGCTGAAAATGAAGGCTGATGAACTTGAAAAGCTTTTTGCTGAGCATAAACTGAGGGTTCCTGGGGACCAGTCTGGTTCTGCGAGGAGAGTTGAGCCGGCTGATGCACATATAGAACAGTCACAGTATAGGAAAGCTGGAGTAGGCGAGTCGACTCCTCAGTTACCTTCCAGAAGTAATGTGACTGAAGTGACTGCGAGTTCAAGCAGTCTGGCAAGCTTTGATGCTAAGTCGGTTGCAAAGACGGTGGACAGTCACAATTCTGGTGATGCTTTGGGGCAAAATTTTTCTGATCTTAACTTGAGTGAAGATTCTAGAGGAAAGTTTTATGAGAAGTACATGAAGAAGAGGAATGCCAAGCTTCGAGAAGATTGGAGTATGAACAGAGCTGAGAAGGAAGCTAGGATGAAGGCCATGCAAGATAGCCTTGAGATGAGTAGAGCTGAAATGAAGGCCAAGTTTTCGGGCTCTAGCAACAAACAAGATTTAGCATCAGGTGCTCATCGTGCCGAGAAACTTAGATAtttcaaatcaaatattaagaGGGAGCAG CATCCGATAGATTCCCTTCAgaatgaagatgatgaatatGTTTCTGAATTCTCAGAAGAGAAAACTTATGGCTCTTCTAGGCAAAGTAGGAAAAATTTTCCTAATAGACATACATCTTCAGTTACCCCTCGAACAACAGCTGTGTCGGTCTCACGTTCATCTGGAAGGAGAAGAGACAACCCACTTGCTCAGTCTGTTCCAAATTTTTCtgatttaagaaaagaaaatacaaagcCTTCTTCTGGAGTCGGTAAAACAACCCGTTCTCAGGTAAGGACGTATTCCCGTAGCAAAAGCACCACTGAGGAGATGCAAGGAGTCAAGGAAGAGAAGTCGAGGCAAGCTCAGTCTTTAAGGAAAAGTTCTGCTAATCCTGCAGAGTTTAAGGATTTGTCCCCTTTGAACCCAGATGGGATTGTTTTGTCTCCATTGAAATTTGATATGGACGAGACTGATCTAGGCCCTTATGATCAATCGCCTAGATCTTTTCTTAAAAAGGGTAATAACATAGGTTCTGGTTCTGTTGGCAATGCTATCCGGATGAAAGCTTCAATGGCAACTGATActcaaaataataaagaatttgaTGACCTTGAATTTGATGAGGATGATTCTTTGCAGATGGGCACAGAGGAACAGGATGACATTGAAACTATGGTTATCAAAGATGTTGcttataataataatggaaAGGTGAGTCTGAGCCAGGAATCCGGGAAGTCTGGTAATTCTGGATCTGAAATTGGTGATTCTACAAGGTCTTTTGCCCAGGTTGACCCTATTTCAGGAGGTGAAATGGCTTCTGGGTTTCCATCCACATTCAACGGTGTAAGATCTGTGCAGGATTCTCCTATTGGAAGTCCCGTGTCATGGAATTCACGCGTGCCTCATCCTTTTTCATACCCGCATGAGTCATCTGACATTGATGCTTCCGTAGATTCTCCAATTGGAAGCCCCGCTTCTTGGAATTCTCATTCTCTTAACCAGGGTGACAATGATGCTGCCCGAATGAGGAAAAAGTGGGGAAGTGCTCAAAAACCGTTTCTTGTTGCTAATTCATCCCAAAATCAACCCCGCAAAGATGTCACTAAAGGTTTTAAGCGATTGCTAAAGTTTGGTAGAAAAACTCGAGGATCCGAAGGTTTGCCTGATTGGATCTCTGCAACAACATCTGAAGGAGATGATGATACTGAAGATGGAAGAGATTTGGCCAATCGGTCATCAGAAGACCTGAGGAAATCAAGAATGGGATTCTCTCATGGTCATCCTTCTGATGACAGCTTCAATGAAAATGAGCTGTTCAACGAACAGG TCCAATCCTTGCAAAGCTCTATCCCTGCACCTCCTGCTCATTTTAAACTGAGGGATGATCACATGTCTGGAAGTTCATTAAAAG CTCCCAAATCATTTTTTTCACTATCGACTTTCCGAAGCAAGGGTAGTGACTCGAAAACCAGATGA